Proteins encoded by one window of Sebaldella sp. S0638:
- a CDS encoding adhesion protein FadA: MKRILLCLLLGTMCFGYTRMSTLTEEAGKLNSAETGRQKRLVQRKEKLENDLSKLYENYNSRTEITEKLRMDSEVRWYRDEYREILKKYDDVQKNLSEEINKKEKELALVNIGLGIQEEAVLED; encoded by the coding sequence ATGAAAAGAATATTATTATGTTTGCTTTTAGGAACAATGTGTTTTGGTTATACCAGAATGTCAACACTTACCGAAGAAGCCGGAAAACTTAACAGTGCTGAAACAGGGAGACAGAAAAGATTAGTACAAAGAAAAGAAAAGCTTGAGAATGATCTGTCAAAATTATATGAAAATTATAACAGCAGAACAGAAATAACAGAAAAGCTGAGAATGGATTCAGAAGTGAGATGGTACAGAGATGAATACAGGGAGATACTGAAAAAGTATGATGATGTTCAAAAAAATCTAAGTGAAGAGATAAATAAAAAAGAAAAAGAACTGGCATTAGTGAATATAGGGCTTGGCATACAGGAAGAAGCAGTTTTGGAAGATTAG